The Pricia mediterranea genome includes a window with the following:
- a CDS encoding peptide-methionine (S)-S-oxide reductase, with protein sequence MIKQYWAEEASGVSEVKGRLDTMEKKLDKIALGGGCHWCTEAVFQSLKGVGKVEQGFVASEGNNGSFSEAAVVYFDPKQIALVALIEIHLHTHSSSSGHSMRSKYRSAVYAYSEKQAIEAESTLAGLQLEFGGRLVTKVYPFKSFKPSEEQFKNYYFKNPKKPFCKSFINPKLRLLLRKFSGNVALEKIGGLSAETIACGK encoded by the coding sequence TTGATAAAACAGTATTGGGCCGAGGAGGCTTCCGGAGTTTCGGAAGTGAAAGGGAGGCTAGATACTATGGAAAAGAAATTGGACAAAATAGCGTTGGGCGGGGGATGCCACTGGTGTACCGAGGCCGTCTTTCAATCCTTAAAAGGGGTCGGGAAGGTGGAGCAGGGCTTTGTCGCTTCCGAAGGAAATAACGGTAGCTTTTCGGAAGCGGCGGTCGTTTATTTCGATCCAAAACAGATTGCGCTAGTTGCCCTGATCGAAATCCACTTGCATACACATAGCAGTAGTTCCGGCCATTCCATGCGCTCAAAATACCGCTCGGCCGTATATGCCTACTCCGAAAAACAGGCAATCGAAGCTGAAAGCACATTGGCAGGACTACAATTGGAATTCGGAGGCCGATTGGTTACCAAGGTATATCCCTTTAAAAGCTTTAAACCATCGGAAGAACAGTTTAAAAATTACTATTTCAAGAACCCTAAGAAACCTTTTTGTAAATCGTTTATCAATCCGAAATTAAGGCTGCTGTTACGGAAATTTTCGGGCAACGTAGCTCTTGAAAAAATAGGGGGGTTGTCGGCGGAGACGATAGCCTGTGGGAAGTGA
- a CDS encoding bifunctional alpha/beta hydrolase/OsmC family protein gives MKSTKLEITNKKGQKLQAHLELPANEKPHYFAIFAHCFTCSSTLSAVRNISRSLTNHSFGVVRFDFTGLGRSEGEFADSHFSGNVSDLMAVSDYMSENYKAPGLLVGHSLGGAAVIVAASKLKSVKAVATIGAPATVDHVTRLFSHGIDEVKEKGEVKVDIGGRPFKIDREFVADFGKTDLPQITKDLRKPLLIMHAPFDQIVGIDNAQQLYHNAHHPKSFVSLDQADHLLSQSRDSQYAGNIIGTWVQRYFEPKNNAMLDTEGEQLVAHLNLAEDNFTTSIQTKKHSFTADEPGSVGGDDFGPSPYDLLSAGLAACTAMTLKLYAERKTWDLQEVFVYITYSKKHSDDLMVDVEKPSRIDHLQKKLRFVGDLDEKQRQRLKEIASRCPVHKTLQSEVVIDSEVLK, from the coding sequence ATGAAGAGCACTAAACTCGAGATAACGAACAAAAAAGGACAGAAACTCCAAGCGCATTTGGAGCTTCCGGCGAATGAAAAACCACATTATTTTGCGATTTTCGCCCACTGTTTTACTTGCAGCAGTACCCTGTCGGCCGTTAGGAACATCAGCCGTTCACTGACCAATCACAGCTTTGGGGTGGTGCGTTTCGATTTTACCGGTTTAGGCCGTAGCGAGGGTGAATTCGCGGACAGCCATTTCTCCGGAAACGTCTCCGACCTCATGGCGGTCAGCGACTATATGTCCGAAAACTACAAGGCGCCTGGACTGCTCGTCGGACATTCGCTCGGCGGAGCCGCGGTTATCGTGGCAGCCTCAAAATTGAAAAGCGTAAAAGCGGTGGCCACCATTGGTGCCCCCGCGACTGTTGACCACGTAACCCGTTTATTTTCCCATGGCATCGACGAGGTAAAGGAGAAAGGGGAGGTTAAAGTGGACATTGGGGGCAGACCCTTTAAAATCGACCGGGAGTTTGTAGCGGATTTCGGAAAGACCGACTTGCCGCAAATTACCAAAGACCTGCGAAAACCGCTACTTATCATGCACGCCCCTTTCGACCAGATTGTCGGAATAGATAACGCGCAGCAACTCTACCACAACGCCCACCACCCCAAAAGTTTTGTCAGCCTCGACCAAGCGGACCATCTGCTCTCCCAAAGCAGGGACAGCCAATATGCTGGCAATATCATCGGCACCTGGGTACAACGCTATTTCGAGCCAAAAAACAACGCCATGCTCGACACCGAGGGCGAACAGCTGGTGGCGCACCTGAACCTGGCGGAAGACAATTTTACTACCTCCATACAGACCAAAAAACACAGTTTTACCGCTGACGAACCGGGCAGCGTAGGCGGGGACGATTTCGGACCGTCACCCTATGATTTGCTGAGTGCCGGATTGGCCGCCTGTACCGCAATGACCTTAAAACTCTATGCCGAACGTAAAACGTGGGATCTTCAGGAAGTCTTTGTATACATCACCTATTCCAAGAAGCACAGCGACGATCTCATGGTCGACGTCGAAAAGCCGAGCCGCATCGATCATCTGCAAAAAAAGTTGAGATTTGTGGGCGACCTAGATGAAAAACAGCGGCAACGACTTAAGGAAATTGCCTCAAGATGTCCCGTACATAAAACCTTGCAAAGCGAGGTCGTCATTGATTCTGAAGTATTGAAATAA